In Terriglobales bacterium, the following proteins share a genomic window:
- a CDS encoding GtrA family protein yields the protein MVIRSDGWIDLAKRWLKFHMVGFLGMGVQLCTLPVLKSGFGLDYLWATALAVEAAVLHNFAWHERFTWKDRCSVCFGQVLRRLLRFNFTTGLISIVGNLVIMRYLVGQHHVPYLMANLIAIGCCSVLNFLASDFFVFRKAAPDHEMAGTD from the coding sequence GTGGTCATCCGATCCGACGGGTGGATTGACCTTGCGAAACGCTGGCTGAAGTTCCACATGGTCGGATTCTTAGGGATGGGTGTACAGCTCTGTACGCTTCCCGTACTCAAATCAGGTTTCGGGCTTGACTATCTATGGGCGACAGCCTTGGCAGTCGAGGCCGCAGTGTTGCATAACTTCGCCTGGCACGAACGGTTTACCTGGAAAGACCGGTGCTCCGTCTGCTTCGGGCAGGTTCTGCGGCGGTTGCTCCGGTTTAACTTCACGACCGGGCTGATCTCGATCGTAGGAAACCTGGTCATCATGCGTTACCTGGTCGGGCAGCATCACGTGCCTTACCTGATGGCCAACCTCATTGCCATCGGCTGCTGCTCAGTTCTGAATTTCCTGGCCAGCGATTTCTTCGTTTTCAGGAAGGCTGCCCCCGACCACGAGATGGCGGGTACCGACTGA
- a CDS encoding peptidylprolyl isomerase, producing MLRCLLLLSLTLPLLATDKPKQTNVMLRTQVGEIVIEVDSAHAPITAANFLRYVKAGFYNGGVFHRTVTLQNQPENRVKIEVVQAGANPSREKESFPAIALERTNQTGLKHLDGTVSMARMEPDTATSDFFICVGSQPELDFAGRRNPDGQGFAAFGKVVKGMDVVRRIHASAAKGQSLTPPIKILSASIVQ from the coding sequence ATGCTGCGCTGCCTGCTCCTGCTGAGCCTTACCCTTCCACTGTTAGCGACCGACAAGCCCAAGCAGACGAACGTTATGCTGCGAACGCAAGTCGGCGAGATCGTGATCGAAGTGGACTCAGCTCACGCTCCCATAACCGCCGCGAACTTCCTCCGGTACGTCAAAGCAGGCTTTTACAACGGCGGGGTATTTCATCGTACGGTTACATTGCAGAACCAACCGGAAAATAGAGTGAAGATCGAGGTAGTGCAGGCGGGCGCCAACCCGTCGCGGGAGAAGGAGAGTTTTCCAGCCATCGCCTTAGAGCGCACGAACCAGACGGGATTGAAGCACCTGGATGGGACGGTTTCGATGGCGCGAATGGAGCCCGATACCGCCACGTCGGATTTCTTCATCTGCGTTGGTAGCCAGCCCGAATTGGATTTTGCCGGAAGACGGAACCCGGACGGCCAGGGCTTCGCGGCTTTCGGGAAAGTGGTGAAGGGAATGGATGTAGTCCGAAGGATTCACGCATCAGCCGCAAAAGGGCAGAGCCTTACCCCTCCTATCAAAATCCTCAGTGCTTCGATTGTGCAGTGA
- a CDS encoding L,D-transpeptidase family protein produces the protein MDLCHESRSWRLCFLIAILFATQSPAQTADRILIKKSERRMFLYSAGKVIKTYRIALGGSPIGKKTRQGDHRTPEGIYKIDSKNSRSRFHLALHVSYPNAADREHARKLRVSPGGDIMIHGLPDAYAYLGALHRQRDWTDGCIAVTNAEIEEIWKLVPVGTEVGILP, from the coding sequence ATGGACCTTTGCCACGAGTCGCGGAGTTGGCGCTTATGTTTCCTGATTGCGATCCTCTTCGCAACTCAATCGCCAGCACAAACTGCTGACCGTATCCTCATCAAGAAATCTGAACGCAGGATGTTTCTGTACAGCGCCGGGAAGGTCATCAAGACGTACCGGATCGCGTTGGGTGGGAGTCCAATCGGCAAGAAGACGCGGCAGGGAGACCATCGCACACCTGAGGGGATCTACAAGATTGATAGCAAGAACTCGCGTAGCCGATTCCACCTGGCATTGCATGTTTCGTATCCGAATGCAGCCGACCGGGAACACGCGAGGAAGTTGCGGGTGAGTCCGGGCGGGGACATCATGATCCATGGGCTTCCCGACGCGTATGCGTACCTGGGAGCGCTTCACCGGCAGAGGGACTGGACAGACGGGTGTATTGCGGTCACGAATGCCGAGATTGAGGAGATCTGGAAACTGGTGCCGGTTGGTACCGAAGTGGGAATCCTGCCTTAG
- a CDS encoding sigma 54-interacting transcriptional regulator: protein MGSSAPAQYQVHGFEAVVASESMRKIMQMVERVARANASVLISGETGCGKEFIARALHHHSLRCAKPWVDVNCAALPEHLVESELFGYEKGAFSGADSMKQGLFELAHGGTLFLDEIGELEPKVQVKLLRVLDNVPYYRLGGNKKVSVDVRVIAATNQDLEIAVKAGRFRGDLYHRLCQVQLRIPPLRERPDDINALAQFFLNQHAPGCKFSEEAMEALRRHPWMGNVRELRNAVIQISMVADGNVIEAAALPPEILQSQGAAEPKRKSMGAGPNVTAASEVADLAELEKHTILNTLASTGGHQGIAAEKLGISRRTLSRKLKQYQTESTKGGSDDGLGFLNREQQQYFRASVEIPVTITSSGGDETEVVTVNISSGGMCVTGIQNPLQCAGNIKVGFTLPDGDLTVETKAVVAWADAEKKAGLMFLDFPADAQIKLNRWLHNRLQEEGWTFATSRGVGAYVS, encoded by the coding sequence GTGGGTAGTTCTGCGCCAGCACAGTATCAAGTTCATGGATTCGAGGCGGTGGTTGCCAGCGAGTCCATGCGCAAGATCATGCAGATGGTGGAACGGGTGGCTCGCGCGAACGCCTCTGTTCTAATCAGCGGCGAGACTGGCTGCGGGAAAGAGTTTATTGCGCGGGCTCTGCACCACCATTCGTTGCGATGCGCCAAGCCCTGGGTAGACGTGAACTGTGCCGCGCTGCCGGAACACCTGGTGGAAAGCGAACTGTTCGGCTACGAGAAGGGAGCTTTCTCTGGCGCGGATTCCATGAAGCAGGGCTTGTTTGAGCTTGCTCATGGCGGAACGCTCTTCCTGGATGAAATCGGGGAACTCGAGCCAAAGGTTCAGGTCAAGCTACTTCGAGTGTTGGACAACGTTCCCTATTACCGCCTGGGCGGGAACAAAAAGGTAAGCGTTGACGTGAGGGTGATCGCGGCGACAAACCAGGATCTGGAGATCGCCGTAAAGGCGGGACGGTTCCGCGGCGATTTGTATCACCGACTCTGCCAGGTGCAGTTGCGAATTCCTCCCTTACGCGAGCGTCCGGACGATATCAACGCGCTGGCGCAATTCTTTCTCAACCAGCACGCCCCGGGATGCAAGTTTTCCGAGGAGGCGATGGAAGCACTGCGGCGACATCCGTGGATGGGGAATGTCCGTGAATTGCGGAATGCCGTGATCCAGATTTCCATGGTTGCCGACGGAAACGTGATCGAGGCAGCAGCTCTGCCCCCGGAAATCCTTCAGTCACAAGGTGCTGCTGAACCGAAAAGAAAGAGCATGGGAGCGGGGCCGAATGTAACGGCCGCTTCGGAAGTGGCCGATCTGGCCGAACTTGAGAAGCACACCATCCTCAATACGCTCGCGAGTACCGGCGGGCATCAGGGAATCGCCGCGGAGAAATTGGGGATATCACGCCGGACCCTTAGCCGCAAACTGAAGCAGTACCAGACGGAATCGACGAAGGGCGGGAGCGATGACGGCCTCGGGTTCCTGAACCGCGAACAGCAACAATACTTCCGGGCGTCAGTTGAAATTCCGGTGACGATTACTTCGAGCGGCGGCGACGAAACGGAAGTCGTAACAGTCAACATCTCTTCTGGTGGCATGTGCGTAACCGGAATTCAGAATCCGCTCCAGTGCGCCGGTAACATCAAGGTAGGCTTTACGTTGCCGGACGGCGATCTCACGGTCGAAACAAAGGCGGTGGTAGCCTGGGCAGACGCGGAGAAGAAGGCCGGATTGATGTTCCTTGATTTCCCGGCGGACGCGCAGATCAAACTGAACCGCTGGCTGCACAACCGGCTACAAGAGGAAGGATGGACCTTTGCCACGAGTCGCGGAGTTGGCGCTTATGTTTCCTGA
- a CDS encoding NAD(P)(+) transhydrogenase (Re/Si-specific) subunit beta — translation MELNTTVIQITYLVASALFILSLKWMSSPATARRGLFAGEIGMVLAIGGTLLHHGLTYRWIAIGLVLGTIIGVPLGKVAMTAVPQRTALSHAFGALCVTLVGTAHYYLESSHLSKFTMSVLAAEVILGSLTFTGSLMAAGKLQEVLPQRPITYRGQNFVNLGLLGISIVIAVLLVMDPSKMSLFPLLIAIPLVFGVMMIIPIGGADMPTVISLLNSYAGLSAAAMGFVLDSKLLIVAGALDGSSGFILSVIMSKAMNRSFTNVLFGAFGQVQAGTAAATEERTVRSATAEEAAGILAAANKVVVVPGYGMAVAQAQHKVREMYDILTKRGVDVSFAIHPVAGRMPGHMNVLLAEADIPYDKLKEMDDANGDFAQTDVALVIGANDVTNPAARTDQSSPIYGMPILDVDKARTVMVIKRSMSPGFAGIDNPLYYNDKTLMLFGDAKGFVGDIVRELSGGHGH, via the coding sequence ATGGAACTGAATACGACCGTCATTCAGATTACGTACCTGGTTGCGTCGGCATTATTCATTCTGTCGCTGAAGTGGATGAGTTCGCCCGCTACGGCGAGACGCGGCCTGTTTGCAGGCGAAATCGGCATGGTGCTGGCAATCGGGGGCACGCTGTTGCACCATGGCCTAACCTACCGGTGGATAGCAATCGGCCTGGTACTGGGCACCATCATCGGCGTGCCACTAGGGAAGGTTGCGATGACCGCGGTTCCGCAGCGAACCGCATTGAGTCACGCGTTCGGGGCGTTATGCGTGACACTGGTTGGCACCGCTCACTACTATCTCGAGTCCTCGCACCTTTCAAAGTTCACCATGTCCGTCCTGGCGGCCGAGGTAATCCTGGGCTCGCTGACGTTTACAGGCAGTTTGATGGCCGCAGGCAAGTTGCAGGAGGTGCTGCCGCAAAGGCCGATCACCTATAGAGGACAGAACTTCGTCAACCTCGGGCTATTGGGCATTTCGATCGTCATTGCTGTCCTGTTGGTGATGGACCCGAGCAAGATGAGCCTGTTTCCGCTGCTGATCGCGATTCCGCTGGTGTTCGGGGTGATGATGATCATTCCGATCGGTGGCGCGGACATGCCAACGGTGATCTCGCTGTTGAACTCCTATGCTGGACTATCGGCTGCAGCGATGGGCTTCGTCTTGGACAGTAAACTTCTGATCGTCGCCGGAGCACTGGATGGGTCTTCGGGCTTCATTCTTTCGGTGATCATGTCGAAGGCGATGAACCGCTCGTTTACAAATGTGCTATTCGGGGCCTTCGGCCAGGTTCAGGCGGGTACGGCAGCAGCAACGGAAGAGCGTACCGTTCGTAGTGCAACGGCGGAAGAGGCTGCTGGAATCCTTGCGGCCGCGAACAAGGTTGTTGTGGTTCCGGGATACGGAATGGCGGTGGCGCAGGCGCAGCACAAAGTTCGGGAGATGTACGACATCCTGACGAAGAGGGGAGTCGACGTCAGCTTCGCAATTCATCCTGTGGCTGGAAGAATGCCGGGACACATGAATGTGCTGCTGGCCGAAGCCGACATTCCTTACGACAAGCTGAAAGAGATGGATGACGCGAACGGTGATTTCGCGCAGACGGATGTGGCGCTGGTTATCGGTGCAAACGATGTGACAAATCCGGCAGCGCGGACTGACCAGAGCAGCCCGATCTATGGCATGCCAATCCTGGATGTGGACAAGGCGCGCACAGTGATGGTGATCAAGCGAAGCATGAGTCCCGGGTTCGCCGGAATCGACAATCCGCTCTACTACAACGACAAGACGCTGATGCTTTTCGGCGATGCGAAAGGTTTTGTCGGCGACATCGTCAGGGAGCTTTCAGGCGGTCACGGGCATTAA
- a CDS encoding NAD(P) transhydrogenase subunit alpha, translating to MSEITNLLFVFMLAGFIGFEVIRRVSPLLHTPLMSITNALDAIAVVGAIVLAGNAESRLAQILGTIAIVAATANIVGGFIITDRMLKMFKLSRTQK from the coding sequence ATGTCTGAGATTACTAACCTCCTGTTCGTCTTTATGCTGGCGGGATTCATTGGCTTCGAGGTGATCCGCCGCGTATCGCCGCTGCTGCATACACCGCTAATGTCGATCACGAATGCGTTGGACGCTATTGCGGTGGTGGGTGCGATCGTACTGGCTGGAAATGCAGAAAGTCGACTCGCACAAATTCTGGGAACCATCGCCATTGTTGCGGCGACAGCCAATATCGTGGGCGGATTCATCATCACCGACCGAATGCTCAAGATGTTCAAACTCAGCCGTACGCAGAAATAA
- a CDS encoding Re/Si-specific NAD(P)(+) transhydrogenase subunit alpha: protein MIIGVPKELFPGERRVALVPMVIPNLKKIGLDAVIESGAGLESGYSDSDYSEKGATIVPDRAAVFAQADIVVQVLCYGSNDRNGELDLPLMKRGQVVIGFLRPLGSLDILNKMKATGVTTFSVELMPRITRAQSMDALSSMATICGYKAVLMAADTVPRLFPMLTTAAGTITPARVLIIGAGVAGLQAIATARRLGAVVSAYDLRPVVKEQVHSLGGRFVELPLEVKDAQDAGGYAKAQDEAFYAKQRELLGNVVAESDVVITTAVVPGKKAPVLVTKEMVARMARGSVIVDLAAERGGNCELTKSEEVIVTDNGVEIIGTINVASAVPYHASQMYARNLTTFLTHLVKEGKLQLNLRDEITRETLLTHNGEIVNERVRQFFSLPALAPAGTQG from the coding sequence GTGATAATCGGTGTCCCGAAGGAACTTTTTCCCGGCGAGCGCCGGGTTGCACTTGTACCCATGGTGATACCCAACCTGAAGAAGATCGGGTTGGATGCGGTCATTGAGTCCGGAGCAGGACTGGAGAGCGGTTACAGCGACTCCGATTATTCGGAGAAGGGAGCCACGATCGTTCCGGACCGCGCTGCCGTATTTGCGCAGGCTGATATTGTCGTGCAGGTTCTCTGCTACGGCTCCAACGACCGCAACGGCGAACTTGACCTTCCGCTGATGAAGCGTGGGCAGGTGGTGATCGGCTTCCTGCGACCGCTGGGATCTCTCGACATATTGAACAAGATGAAGGCCACCGGGGTGACCACGTTTTCCGTTGAGCTGATGCCACGTATCACGAGGGCACAGTCGATGGACGCGCTGTCATCGATGGCTACCATCTGCGGTTACAAAGCGGTACTGATGGCCGCCGACACCGTCCCGAGATTGTTTCCGATGCTGACGACTGCCGCAGGTACGATTACGCCAGCGCGCGTGCTGATCATCGGAGCGGGCGTGGCCGGTCTGCAGGCGATTGCGACCGCGCGACGACTGGGTGCGGTGGTATCAGCGTATGACTTGCGTCCCGTGGTGAAGGAGCAAGTGCACTCGCTGGGCGGACGCTTTGTGGAACTTCCGCTCGAGGTGAAGGACGCCCAGGATGCCGGCGGATATGCGAAGGCACAGGACGAGGCGTTCTACGCGAAACAGCGCGAGTTGCTCGGAAACGTGGTGGCCGAGAGCGATGTGGTGATCACGACGGCTGTTGTGCCAGGGAAGAAAGCTCCGGTGCTCGTGACGAAAGAAATGGTGGCGCGCATGGCGCGAGGCTCGGTGATTGTGGACCTCGCGGCGGAACGAGGCGGTAACTGCGAACTGACGAAATCGGAAGAGGTGATCGTTACGGACAACGGAGTCGAGATCATCGGCACGATCAACGTGGCTTCCGCAGTTCCTTATCATGCAAGCCAGATGTACGCGCGCAACCTGACGACCTTTCTCACACACCTGGTGAAAGAAGGGAAACTCCAGTTGAACTTACGGGACGAGATTACCCGTGAGACGCTGCTGACCCATAACGGGGAGATCGTGAACGAGAGGGTGCGGCAGTTCTTTTCGCTGCCGGCGCTGGCCCCGGCTGGAACACAGGGATAA
- a CDS encoding DUF2203 domain-containing protein: MANRTFTLKEAQELLPVLESLIRRAAEGKRRMEEIDAEFQSVNARVMMHGGVLLDIVPLAKLRAERDKLAQNMSDALAEITATGVQVKDLDIGLLDFPCVVDGRVVLLCWKLGEETITHWHGVDEGFAGRKPIDDKIANAGRSRRKLQ, encoded by the coding sequence ATGGCAAATCGGACGTTTACGCTGAAGGAAGCCCAGGAACTACTGCCCGTGCTGGAGAGCCTTATCCGTCGAGCGGCGGAAGGCAAGCGCAGGATGGAAGAAATCGATGCAGAGTTCCAGAGCGTGAATGCGCGCGTGATGATGCACGGCGGCGTCCTGCTGGACATTGTCCCCCTGGCGAAATTACGGGCTGAGCGTGACAAACTGGCGCAGAACATGTCGGACGCACTGGCGGAGATCACGGCAACGGGGGTGCAAGTGAAGGACTTGGACATCGGCCTGCTGGATTTCCCGTGCGTGGTGGACGGACGCGTGGTATTGCTGTGCTGGAAACTGGGCGAGGAAACGATCACGCATTGGCACGGCGTAGACGAGGGATTTGCCGGACGCAAGCCGATCGACGACAAGATCGCAAATGCTGGCCGCAGTCGCCGGAAATTGCAGTAA
- the nadA gene encoding quinolinate synthase NadA, translated as MGTVTTTACTLDNYLILPDHTMDERIRAAKEQLGRDVVILGHHYQRDEVIRFADFTGDSYKLAQQAAKADGRYIVFCGVHFMAESADVLARPGQATLLPDLNAGCSMADMAEITQVEDAWEQFVRLGLTSDDGQGITPITYMNSTAAIKAFCGERGGLVCTSSNANGAFRWGFSKNEKLFFLPDQHLGRNTGYALGIPLDEMVVWDPFQLQGGVTADRLRKAKVILWKGHCSVHQRFLPEHVDKVRAKYPGIQVIVHPECRLEVCQKADAIGSTERLIKIVNDAPAGTQFAVGTEIHLVNRLAKSTADKMVITLDDAGCLCTTMFRISPQHLCWALENLVEGNVVNQIKVRDNVKHWARVALDRMLEIQ; from the coding sequence TTGGGAACAGTTACTACCACAGCTTGTACGCTGGACAATTATCTTATCCTTCCTGACCACACGATGGATGAGCGGATTCGCGCTGCGAAGGAGCAACTTGGGCGCGACGTCGTTATCCTGGGCCACCATTATCAGCGCGATGAAGTGATTCGCTTTGCCGACTTCACCGGAGATTCCTACAAACTTGCGCAGCAAGCTGCGAAAGCTGATGGGCGATACATCGTCTTCTGCGGCGTGCATTTCATGGCGGAGTCCGCGGATGTGCTGGCGCGTCCGGGGCAGGCTACTCTGCTGCCCGACCTGAACGCCGGATGCTCCATGGCTGACATGGCCGAGATTACCCAGGTTGAGGATGCGTGGGAGCAATTTGTTCGGCTGGGCCTGACGAGCGACGACGGCCAAGGTATTACGCCGATCACCTACATGAACTCGACGGCGGCTATCAAGGCATTCTGCGGCGAACGCGGGGGGCTGGTGTGCACCAGCAGTAACGCGAATGGCGCTTTCCGTTGGGGCTTCTCGAAGAACGAAAAGTTGTTCTTCCTCCCCGATCAGCACCTGGGGCGGAATACCGGATACGCGCTGGGAATCCCGCTGGATGAGATGGTGGTGTGGGATCCGTTCCAGTTGCAAGGAGGCGTGACGGCGGACCGCCTGCGCAAGGCCAAGGTGATTCTCTGGAAGGGACATTGCTCGGTACATCAGCGGTTCCTGCCGGAGCACGTGGATAAAGTCCGTGCTAAATATCCCGGTATTCAGGTGATTGTTCACCCGGAGTGCAGGCTCGAGGTGTGCCAGAAGGCCGATGCCATCGGCTCGACCGAAAGGCTGATTAAGATCGTCAACGATGCGCCGGCGGGGACTCAATTCGCGGTGGGCACGGAAATTCACCTGGTGAATCGACTGGCGAAATCAACTGCGGATAAAATGGTAATCACGTTGGATGATGCGGGGTGCTTGTGCACGACCATGTTCCGAATCTCGCCCCAGCACCTATGCTGGGCGCTGGAGAATCTGGTCGAAGGTAATGTCGTAAACCAGATCAAAGTTCGGGACAATGTGAAGCACTGGGCGCGAGTGGCCCTGGACCGGATGTTGGAGATTCAATAA
- a CDS encoding ABATE domain-containing protein yields MAKMQNEASEQRDGFFFLGNHLALDFLNTKPVLDEVATELLPDLASILRWFVSAGLLTQNEANSLLKECDGSASAKAAVQTIRDFREKLRKVVAGWETGERIPRRFLEELNSHMVDYPLLHRVAIERERSDLEIWFRPSRPESLIGPLAYEAAKLLTQEDSAKVRQCGGCVLHFLDISKKGTRHWCSMRFCGNRNKAAAFAARQRAAR; encoded by the coding sequence ATGGCGAAAATGCAGAACGAAGCTTCCGAGCAACGCGATGGGTTTTTCTTTCTCGGAAACCATCTTGCTTTGGATTTCCTGAATACCAAGCCGGTGTTGGATGAAGTAGCTACGGAGCTTCTGCCGGATTTGGCTTCGATCCTCCGCTGGTTTGTGTCTGCGGGACTGCTAACGCAGAACGAAGCAAACTCTTTGCTGAAAGAGTGTGACGGGAGCGCCTCCGCGAAAGCTGCGGTACAAACGATTCGTGATTTTCGGGAGAAACTGCGGAAGGTGGTAGCCGGATGGGAGACGGGGGAGCGCATTCCTCGTCGATTCCTGGAGGAACTGAATTCGCACATGGTGGATTATCCGCTACTTCACAGGGTTGCCATAGAACGCGAGCGATCAGACCTCGAGATCTGGTTCAGGCCCAGCAGACCCGAGTCACTCATCGGACCGCTTGCTTATGAGGCCGCGAAACTACTCACCCAAGAGGATTCAGCGAAGGTTCGGCAGTGCGGCGGATGTGTGCTGCATTTTCTGGACATCAGCAAGAAAGGCACGCGTCATTGGTGCAGCATGAGATTCTGCGGGAATCGCAATAAGGCAGCGGCGTTTGCGGCGAGGCAGCGGGCGGCGCGGTGA
- a CDS encoding alpha/beta hydrolase, whose product MIRYQFANVNNRKIFYREAGPKDAPNILLLHGFPSSSHMYRNLIPALAEKYHVIAPDLPGFGFSDAPERVNFQYNFANLTKEIDAFTQTVALKQFAIYVFDYGAPVGLRLALAHPERITAIITQNGNAYLEGLSDAWNPIQKYWSDPTPENRAALKDFLHFEGVKFQYVFGVKDESLIAPESYALDAALLDRPGQDDIQLDLFLDYASNVALYPAFQEYFRTKRPPVLAVWGKNDPLFIPPGAEAFLRDVPDAEISFFDTGHFALETHHREISGKILDFLGRKLSQKVSTAA is encoded by the coding sequence ATGATCCGCTATCAGTTCGCGAATGTGAATAACCGCAAGATCTTCTACCGCGAAGCCGGTCCGAAGGACGCCCCTAACATCCTCCTGCTCCACGGCTTTCCCAGCTCTTCTCACATGTACCGCAATCTGATTCCGGCTCTTGCGGAAAAGTACCACGTCATTGCGCCTGATCTTCCTGGCTTCGGCTTTTCCGATGCTCCCGAGCGCGTCAACTTCCAATATAACTTCGCCAATCTTACGAAAGAGATCGACGCGTTTACGCAGACGGTTGCGCTTAAGCAGTTTGCGATCTACGTCTTTGACTATGGTGCTCCCGTCGGCCTGCGCCTCGCCCTGGCTCATCCCGAGCGAATCACGGCTATCATCACGCAAAACGGGAACGCCTACCTTGAAGGTCTAAGCGATGCGTGGAATCCCATCCAGAAGTACTGGAGCGATCCGACGCCCGAAAATCGCGCGGCGCTGAAGGACTTCCTCCATTTCGAAGGTGTGAAATTCCAATACGTATTCGGTGTTAAGGATGAGAGCTTGATTGCTCCTGAAAGCTACGCTCTGGACGCGGCTTTACTCGACCGTCCCGGCCAGGACGACATCCAACTCGACTTATTCCTTGATTACGCAAGCAACGTTGCTTTGTACCCTGCGTTCCAGGAATACTTCCGGACGAAACGTCCGCCAGTTCTGGCGGTATGGGGAAAGAACGATCCGCTCTTTATTCCGCCGGGTGCGGAAGCGTTTCTTCGGGACGTGCCTGATGCCGAAATAAGCTTTTTCGACACCGGCCACTTCGCGCTTGAAACCCATCACCGCGAGATCAGTGGGAAAATCCTTGATTTCCTCGGAAGGAAGTTGTCCCAGAAGGTTTCCACTGCCGCATAA
- the moaA gene encoding GTP 3',8-cyclase MoaA, which produces MSIVEIPRVETSRLIDKYGRLITDLRIAITDRCNYRCVYCRTGNDGAQFPELPFSEYLRMARLFVRQGIEKIRLTGGEPLLRNGIIEFVRELSRLRTIDGRELDIAITTNGHLLAEMAKPLKDAGLRRVTVSMDAVDPAKFARITRVERGYENVVAGIREAKRIGLEPVKVNCVLLRGFNEDQIVEFGKFAREEGVVVRFIEFMPLEEDRVWSPEVVVTLDEIVRAMAEKFVPLVEIERGRSETARRYRFADGLGEIGIVAPVSLPFCGHCSRVRLTSDGKIRTCLFSVIEHDLYQRMRRGDDDEQLSEYIRGVVMQKEARHHIGEPDFVPASRTMVHIGG; this is translated from the coding sequence ATGAGCATTGTTGAAATCCCGCGCGTGGAAACGTCCCGCCTCATCGACAAGTACGGGCGCCTGATCACCGATCTGCGCATCGCCATTACAGACAGGTGCAATTACCGGTGTGTGTATTGCCGGACTGGGAATGATGGAGCGCAATTTCCGGAGCTGCCGTTTTCGGAGTACCTGCGCATGGCGCGACTGTTCGTCCGTCAGGGGATCGAGAAGATCCGACTGACTGGCGGCGAACCGTTGTTACGGAACGGGATCATTGAATTTGTGCGAGAACTCAGCCGGTTGAGAACGATTGACGGCAGGGAACTCGACATTGCCATTACCACGAATGGGCATCTGCTGGCGGAAATGGCGAAGCCGCTGAAAGATGCGGGACTGCGGCGGGTGACGGTCAGTATGGATGCGGTCGACCCGGCGAAATTCGCGCGCATCACGCGAGTGGAACGAGGTTACGAAAACGTGGTGGCAGGTATCCGCGAAGCCAAGCGCATCGGCCTTGAACCGGTGAAGGTGAATTGCGTGTTGCTGCGCGGCTTCAATGAAGACCAGATCGTTGAGTTCGGCAAGTTCGCGCGGGAAGAGGGAGTCGTCGTCCGGTTCATCGAGTTCATGCCGCTCGAAGAGGACAGAGTGTGGTCGCCGGAGGTGGTGGTCACGCTGGATGAGATTGTACGGGCGATGGCGGAGAAGTTCGTGCCTTTGGTAGAGATCGAGCGCGGTCGCAGTGAGACGGCGAGACGCTATCGTTTTGCCGATGGCCTGGGAGAGATAGGCATTGTAGCGCCAGTGTCCTTGCCGTTTTGCGGGCATTGCAGTCGGGTGAGACTGACGAGCGATGGCAAGATCCGGACGTGTTTGTTTTCAGTGATCGAGCACGATCTGTATCAGCGCATGCGGCGGGGAGATGATGACGAGCAACTCTCGGAATACATCCGCGGAGTTGTGATGCAAAAGGAAGCGCGACATCATATCGGAGAGCCAGACTTTGTGCCGGCGTCGAGGACGATGGTACACATCGGGGGATAG